A stretch of Oncorhynchus mykiss isolate Arlee chromosome 26, USDA_OmykA_1.1, whole genome shotgun sequence DNA encodes these proteins:
- the LOC110506323 gene encoding zinc finger protein 408 isoform X2 has product MLKLEKKLKQQESRMDSLGMRGPSLNQDFLHSVLNAVPRGLTVGPSLANDGQLGLWCVGHALQKGMLLGVENQSNTFDQSEDFTESLMEEAYHTIIKGHLWDRCYWIRFACNARRKDEQNVTVHEVDGSLCLRAYKDINPGTELLLWSFLADPPEHDGSQGGPLITPGKPRKQVTPRKSREDRSPGVNFMEQELKLTEPEEHTEDSDMSTSPLGSMVAEEKSQAGIKRTKPLIYKMKKRGVRDSHSRGDKTMEQNGEVDSGKIIKTESFIPELTNVPCSNEDKLVSPADEPPKSSAEPGNVVRNPQEEQGPQVVRASCRLAAKPRKVHSLVSCIHKRLQGCKNRYLDRQVTLEVTSRVGDENGQACQETDIKDRENISAGEIPKDSDKGTAPDLFNIRERRYTCDECDKSFFQLCHLKKHKFTHSDLKPYLCTECGKNYSSQENFRAHLLMHKGERPFKCQQCDKSYGLKRDLKEHEVLHTGERPFVCDICGKAFARRPSLRIHREAHRAKEENYHAPKLKCPVCDKELANSGSLRNHMRLHTGERPYACPHCSKTFRQRGNLLGHLRIHTGEKPYKCNHCNQYFSQVPELRRHLISHTGEVYLCPICGKALRDPHTLRAHERLHTGERPHKCEVCGKAYTMATKLRRHMKSHLEEKPYKCQACGAGYTLMQSLVRHQLSHKKRDDRTSGELADALAALESSHSAPARGRPRKTPRKTEVKPWVDVTEENMESQTVVYVQAIEDLAMPNSGEVVVSTYDSYHDNAISSVVIEEGLEQDLGQIQLNENVIEIVVSDSNDKCIVVREHKTHSNLVILQEEDGLSSVAETIEIETGV; this is encoded by the exons ATGTTGAAGTTGGAAAAAAAACTAAAGCAGCAAG AGAGTAGGATGGACTCTCTGGGTATGAGGGGCCCATCCCTAAACCAGGACTTCCTACACAGTGTGCTGAATGCTGTTCCTCGTGGACTGACAGTGGGCCCCTCTCTAGCAAATGATGGCCAGTTGGGGCTCTGGTGTGTAGGACATGCACTGCAGAAAGGGATGCTTCTGGGTGTGGAAAACCAAAGCAACACCTTTGACCAAAGTGAAGACTTTACAGAG AGCTTGATGGAAGAAGCATATCATACGATAATCAAGGGGCATCTTTGGGACAGGTGCTATTGGATTAG ATTTGCCTGCAATGCAAGGAGAAAGGATGAACAGAATGTTACTGTTCATGAGGTGGATGGAAGTCTCTGTCTAAGGGCCTACAAAGACATCAACCCAGGGACAGAACTTCTGCTTTGGAGTTTCCTAGCTGATCCTCCGGAACACGATGGAAGCCAAGGAGGGCCACTAATAACACCAGGCAAACCTCGCAAACAAGTTACACCTCGCAAGTCCAGGGAGGATAGATCCCCAGGTGTAAACTTCATGGAGCAAGAGCTCAAGCTTACAG AGCCTGAGGAGCACACTGAAGATTCAGACATGTCAACTTCTCCACTGGGGTCGATGGTGGCGGAGGAGAAAAGCCAGGCTGGAATCAAAAGGACCAAACCTCTTATCTACAAAATGAaaaagagaggtgtgagagactcTCATTCCAGGGGTGATAAAACAATGGAACAGAATGGAGAAGTTGACTCAGgcaaaataataaaaacagaaaGTTTCATTCCAGAACTAACCAATGTGCCATGCTCTAATGAGGACAAACTTGTGAGTCCTGCAGACGAGCCTCCAAAGAGCAGTGCAGAACCAGGTAATGTGGTAAGAAATCCCCAGGAGGAACAGGGGCCACAGGTGGTCAGGGCCAGTTGCAGACTGGCTGCTAAACCCAGGAAGGTGCATTCATTAGTCAGCTGCATCCACAAGCGTCTTCAAGGGTGCAAAAATAGGTATCTGGATCGTCAAGTGACATTGGAGGTTACGTCCAGAGTTGGTGATGAAAATGGACAAGCTTGCCAAGAAACAGACATAAAAGATAGAGAAAATATAAGTGCAGGTGAAATCCCAAAGGATAGTGACAAAGGGACAGCTCCAGACCTCTTTAACATCAGGGAAAGGCGGTATACATGTGACGAGTGTGACAAGAGTTTCTTTCAGCTCTGTCACCTGAAGAAGCACAAATTCACTCACTCGGACCTAAAGCCTTACTTATGCACAGAGTGTGGTAAGAATTACAGCTCTCAAGAGAACTTCAGGGCCCACCTTCTGATGCATAAGGGAGAGAGGCCATTCAAGTGCCAGCAGTGTGACAAGAGCTATGGCCTGAAACGGGATCTGAAGGAGCATGAAGTTCTTCATACAGGAGAGAGGCCTTTTGTCTGCGATATCTGTGGGAAGGCTTTTGCCCGCCGGCCTTCATTACGTATTCATAGAGAGGCCCACCGCGCCAAGGAAGAAAATTACCATGCTCCTAAGCTCAAGTGCCCTGTCTGCGATAAAGAACTGGCCAATTCGGGCTCCCTTAGGAATCACATGCGCTTGCACACAGGAGAACGGCCTTATGCCTGTCCCCACTGCAGTAAGACATTCCGACAGCGGGGGAACCTTTTGGGGCATCTACGCATCCACACAGGGGAAAAGCCTTACAAGTGTAACCATTGTAATCAGTACTTCTCACAGGTGCCTGAACTCCGCAGACACCTCATATCACACACAGGGGAAGTCTACCTCTGCCCTATATGTGGCAAAGCCTTGCGGGACCCCCACACCTTGCGGGCCCACGAACGTttacacacaggggagagaccTCACAAGTGTGAGGTGTGTGGGAAGGCCTACACCATGGCCACCAAGCTACGCCGGCACATGAAGTCCCACCTAGAGGAGAAGCCCTACAAATGTCAGGCATGTGGTGCTGGCTACACGCTAATGCAGAGCTTGGTTCGCCACCAGCTCTCCCATAAAAAGAGAGACGATCGGACATCTGGGGAGCTAGCTGacgctctggcagctctggagtcTAGCCACTCTGCCCCTGCTAGAGGCAGACCTAGAAAGACCCCTCGCAAGACAGAGGTCAAGCCATGGGTTGATGTCACTGAAGAGAACATGGAGAGTCAGACAGTAGTGTATGTTCAGGCCATCGAAGACTTAGCCATGCCTAACTCAGGGGAGGTTGTTGTCAGCACCTATGACTCGTATCATGATAATGCCATATCTTCTGTGGTAATAGAGGAAGGGTTGGAACAGGATTTGGGCCAGATCCAGCTAAATGAGAATGTCATTGAGATAGTTGTCTCAGATTCTAATGATAAGTGCATTGTGGTAAGGGAGCACAAAACACACAGCAACCTGGTGATTCTACAGGAAGAGGATGGACTGAGCTCTGTGGCAGAGACAATAGAGATAGAAACAGGAGTTTAA
- the LOC110506323 gene encoding zinc finger protein 408 isoform X4, producing the protein MQESRMDSLGMRGPSLNQDFLHSVLNAVPRGLTVGPSLANDGQLGLWCVGHALQKGMLLGVENQSNTFDQSEDFTESLMEEAYHTIIKGHLWDRCYWIRFACNARRKDEQNVTVHEVDGSLCLRAYKDINPGTELLLWSFLADPPEHDGSQGGPLITPGKPRKQVTPRKSREDRSPGVNFMEQELKLTEPEEHTEDSDMSTSPLGSMVAEEKSQAGIKRTKPLIYKMKKRGVRDSHSRGDKTMEQNGEVDSGKIIKTESFIPELTNVPCSNEDKLVSPADEPPKSSAEPGNVVRNPQEEQGPQVVRASCRLAAKPRKVHSLVSCIHKRLQGCKNRYLDRQVTLEVTSRVGDENGQACQETDIKDRENISAGEIPKDSDKGTAPDLFNIRERRYTCDECDKSFFQLCHLKKHKFTHSDLKPYLCTECGKNYSSQENFRAHLLMHKGERPFKCQQCDKSYGLKRDLKEHEVLHTGERPFVCDICGKAFARRPSLRIHREAHRAKEENYHAPKLKCPVCDKELANSGSLRNHMRLHTGERPYACPHCSKTFRQRGNLLGHLRIHTGEKPYKCNHCNQYFSQVPELRRHLISHTGEVYLCPICGKALRDPHTLRAHERLHTGERPHKCEVCGKAYTMATKLRRHMKSHLEEKPYKCQACGAGYTLMQSLVRHQLSHKKRDDRTSGELADALAALESSHSAPARGRPRKTPRKTEVKPWVDVTEENMESQTVVYVQAIEDLAMPNSGEVVVSTYDSYHDNAISSVVIEEGLEQDLGQIQLNENVIEIVVSDSNDKCIVVREHKTHSNLVILQEEDGLSSVAETIEIETGV; encoded by the exons ATGCAAG AGAGTAGGATGGACTCTCTGGGTATGAGGGGCCCATCCCTAAACCAGGACTTCCTACACAGTGTGCTGAATGCTGTTCCTCGTGGACTGACAGTGGGCCCCTCTCTAGCAAATGATGGCCAGTTGGGGCTCTGGTGTGTAGGACATGCACTGCAGAAAGGGATGCTTCTGGGTGTGGAAAACCAAAGCAACACCTTTGACCAAAGTGAAGACTTTACAGAG AGCTTGATGGAAGAAGCATATCATACGATAATCAAGGGGCATCTTTGGGACAGGTGCTATTGGATTAG ATTTGCCTGCAATGCAAGGAGAAAGGATGAACAGAATGTTACTGTTCATGAGGTGGATGGAAGTCTCTGTCTAAGGGCCTACAAAGACATCAACCCAGGGACAGAACTTCTGCTTTGGAGTTTCCTAGCTGATCCTCCGGAACACGATGGAAGCCAAGGAGGGCCACTAATAACACCAGGCAAACCTCGCAAACAAGTTACACCTCGCAAGTCCAGGGAGGATAGATCCCCAGGTGTAAACTTCATGGAGCAAGAGCTCAAGCTTACAG AGCCTGAGGAGCACACTGAAGATTCAGACATGTCAACTTCTCCACTGGGGTCGATGGTGGCGGAGGAGAAAAGCCAGGCTGGAATCAAAAGGACCAAACCTCTTATCTACAAAATGAaaaagagaggtgtgagagactcTCATTCCAGGGGTGATAAAACAATGGAACAGAATGGAGAAGTTGACTCAGgcaaaataataaaaacagaaaGTTTCATTCCAGAACTAACCAATGTGCCATGCTCTAATGAGGACAAACTTGTGAGTCCTGCAGACGAGCCTCCAAAGAGCAGTGCAGAACCAGGTAATGTGGTAAGAAATCCCCAGGAGGAACAGGGGCCACAGGTGGTCAGGGCCAGTTGCAGACTGGCTGCTAAACCCAGGAAGGTGCATTCATTAGTCAGCTGCATCCACAAGCGTCTTCAAGGGTGCAAAAATAGGTATCTGGATCGTCAAGTGACATTGGAGGTTACGTCCAGAGTTGGTGATGAAAATGGACAAGCTTGCCAAGAAACAGACATAAAAGATAGAGAAAATATAAGTGCAGGTGAAATCCCAAAGGATAGTGACAAAGGGACAGCTCCAGACCTCTTTAACATCAGGGAAAGGCGGTATACATGTGACGAGTGTGACAAGAGTTTCTTTCAGCTCTGTCACCTGAAGAAGCACAAATTCACTCACTCGGACCTAAAGCCTTACTTATGCACAGAGTGTGGTAAGAATTACAGCTCTCAAGAGAACTTCAGGGCCCACCTTCTGATGCATAAGGGAGAGAGGCCATTCAAGTGCCAGCAGTGTGACAAGAGCTATGGCCTGAAACGGGATCTGAAGGAGCATGAAGTTCTTCATACAGGAGAGAGGCCTTTTGTCTGCGATATCTGTGGGAAGGCTTTTGCCCGCCGGCCTTCATTACGTATTCATAGAGAGGCCCACCGCGCCAAGGAAGAAAATTACCATGCTCCTAAGCTCAAGTGCCCTGTCTGCGATAAAGAACTGGCCAATTCGGGCTCCCTTAGGAATCACATGCGCTTGCACACAGGAGAACGGCCTTATGCCTGTCCCCACTGCAGTAAGACATTCCGACAGCGGGGGAACCTTTTGGGGCATCTACGCATCCACACAGGGGAAAAGCCTTACAAGTGTAACCATTGTAATCAGTACTTCTCACAGGTGCCTGAACTCCGCAGACACCTCATATCACACACAGGGGAAGTCTACCTCTGCCCTATATGTGGCAAAGCCTTGCGGGACCCCCACACCTTGCGGGCCCACGAACGTttacacacaggggagagaccTCACAAGTGTGAGGTGTGTGGGAAGGCCTACACCATGGCCACCAAGCTACGCCGGCACATGAAGTCCCACCTAGAGGAGAAGCCCTACAAATGTCAGGCATGTGGTGCTGGCTACACGCTAATGCAGAGCTTGGTTCGCCACCAGCTCTCCCATAAAAAGAGAGACGATCGGACATCTGGGGAGCTAGCTGacgctctggcagctctggagtcTAGCCACTCTGCCCCTGCTAGAGGCAGACCTAGAAAGACCCCTCGCAAGACAGAGGTCAAGCCATGGGTTGATGTCACTGAAGAGAACATGGAGAGTCAGACAGTAGTGTATGTTCAGGCCATCGAAGACTTAGCCATGCCTAACTCAGGGGAGGTTGTTGTCAGCACCTATGACTCGTATCATGATAATGCCATATCTTCTGTGGTAATAGAGGAAGGGTTGGAACAGGATTTGGGCCAGATCCAGCTAAATGAGAATGTCATTGAGATAGTTGTCTCAGATTCTAATGATAAGTGCATTGTGGTAAGGGAGCACAAAACACACAGCAACCTGGTGATTCTACAGGAAGAGGATGGACTGAGCTCTGTGGCAGAGACAATAGAGATAGAAACAGGAGTTTAA
- the LOC110506323 gene encoding zinc finger protein 408 isoform X6, whose translation MEKTNDTNWPRPCGNPDVLNAVPRGLTVGPSLANDGQLGLWCVGHALQKGMLLGVENQSNTFDQSEDFTESLMEEAYHTIIKGHLWDRCYWIRFACNARRKDEQNVTVHEVDGSLCLRAYKDINPGTELLLWSFLADPPEHDGSQGGPLITPGKPRKQVTPRKSREDRSPGVNFMEQELKLTEPEEHTEDSDMSTSPLGSMVAEEKSQAGIKRTKPLIYKMKKRGVRDSHSRGDKTMEQNGEVDSGKIIKTESFIPELTNVPCSNEDKLVSPADEPPKSSAEPGNVVRNPQEEQGPQVVRASCRLAAKPRKVHSLVSCIHKRLQGCKNRYLDRQVTLEVTSRVGDENGQACQETDIKDRENISAGEIPKDSDKGTAPDLFNIRERRYTCDECDKSFFQLCHLKKHKFTHSDLKPYLCTECGKNYSSQENFRAHLLMHKGERPFKCQQCDKSYGLKRDLKEHEVLHTGERPFVCDICGKAFARRPSLRIHREAHRAKEENYHAPKLKCPVCDKELANSGSLRNHMRLHTGERPYACPHCSKTFRQRGNLLGHLRIHTGEKPYKCNHCNQYFSQVPELRRHLISHTGEVYLCPICGKALRDPHTLRAHERLHTGERPHKCEVCGKAYTMATKLRRHMKSHLEEKPYKCQACGAGYTLMQSLVRHQLSHKKRDDRTSGELADALAALESSHSAPARGRPRKTPRKTEVKPWVDVTEENMESQTVVYVQAIEDLAMPNSGEVVVSTYDSYHDNAISSVVIEEGLEQDLGQIQLNENVIEIVVSDSNDKCIVVREHKTHSNLVILQEEDGLSSVAETIEIETGV comes from the exons ATGGAAAAAACGAATGATACAAATTGGCCAAGACCCTGTGGAAATCCTGA TGTGCTGAATGCTGTTCCTCGTGGACTGACAGTGGGCCCCTCTCTAGCAAATGATGGCCAGTTGGGGCTCTGGTGTGTAGGACATGCACTGCAGAAAGGGATGCTTCTGGGTGTGGAAAACCAAAGCAACACCTTTGACCAAAGTGAAGACTTTACAGAG AGCTTGATGGAAGAAGCATATCATACGATAATCAAGGGGCATCTTTGGGACAGGTGCTATTGGATTAG ATTTGCCTGCAATGCAAGGAGAAAGGATGAACAGAATGTTACTGTTCATGAGGTGGATGGAAGTCTCTGTCTAAGGGCCTACAAAGACATCAACCCAGGGACAGAACTTCTGCTTTGGAGTTTCCTAGCTGATCCTCCGGAACACGATGGAAGCCAAGGAGGGCCACTAATAACACCAGGCAAACCTCGCAAACAAGTTACACCTCGCAAGTCCAGGGAGGATAGATCCCCAGGTGTAAACTTCATGGAGCAAGAGCTCAAGCTTACAG AGCCTGAGGAGCACACTGAAGATTCAGACATGTCAACTTCTCCACTGGGGTCGATGGTGGCGGAGGAGAAAAGCCAGGCTGGAATCAAAAGGACCAAACCTCTTATCTACAAAATGAaaaagagaggtgtgagagactcTCATTCCAGGGGTGATAAAACAATGGAACAGAATGGAGAAGTTGACTCAGgcaaaataataaaaacagaaaGTTTCATTCCAGAACTAACCAATGTGCCATGCTCTAATGAGGACAAACTTGTGAGTCCTGCAGACGAGCCTCCAAAGAGCAGTGCAGAACCAGGTAATGTGGTAAGAAATCCCCAGGAGGAACAGGGGCCACAGGTGGTCAGGGCCAGTTGCAGACTGGCTGCTAAACCCAGGAAGGTGCATTCATTAGTCAGCTGCATCCACAAGCGTCTTCAAGGGTGCAAAAATAGGTATCTGGATCGTCAAGTGACATTGGAGGTTACGTCCAGAGTTGGTGATGAAAATGGACAAGCTTGCCAAGAAACAGACATAAAAGATAGAGAAAATATAAGTGCAGGTGAAATCCCAAAGGATAGTGACAAAGGGACAGCTCCAGACCTCTTTAACATCAGGGAAAGGCGGTATACATGTGACGAGTGTGACAAGAGTTTCTTTCAGCTCTGTCACCTGAAGAAGCACAAATTCACTCACTCGGACCTAAAGCCTTACTTATGCACAGAGTGTGGTAAGAATTACAGCTCTCAAGAGAACTTCAGGGCCCACCTTCTGATGCATAAGGGAGAGAGGCCATTCAAGTGCCAGCAGTGTGACAAGAGCTATGGCCTGAAACGGGATCTGAAGGAGCATGAAGTTCTTCATACAGGAGAGAGGCCTTTTGTCTGCGATATCTGTGGGAAGGCTTTTGCCCGCCGGCCTTCATTACGTATTCATAGAGAGGCCCACCGCGCCAAGGAAGAAAATTACCATGCTCCTAAGCTCAAGTGCCCTGTCTGCGATAAAGAACTGGCCAATTCGGGCTCCCTTAGGAATCACATGCGCTTGCACACAGGAGAACGGCCTTATGCCTGTCCCCACTGCAGTAAGACATTCCGACAGCGGGGGAACCTTTTGGGGCATCTACGCATCCACACAGGGGAAAAGCCTTACAAGTGTAACCATTGTAATCAGTACTTCTCACAGGTGCCTGAACTCCGCAGACACCTCATATCACACACAGGGGAAGTCTACCTCTGCCCTATATGTGGCAAAGCCTTGCGGGACCCCCACACCTTGCGGGCCCACGAACGTttacacacaggggagagaccTCACAAGTGTGAGGTGTGTGGGAAGGCCTACACCATGGCCACCAAGCTACGCCGGCACATGAAGTCCCACCTAGAGGAGAAGCCCTACAAATGTCAGGCATGTGGTGCTGGCTACACGCTAATGCAGAGCTTGGTTCGCCACCAGCTCTCCCATAAAAAGAGAGACGATCGGACATCTGGGGAGCTAGCTGacgctctggcagctctggagtcTAGCCACTCTGCCCCTGCTAGAGGCAGACCTAGAAAGACCCCTCGCAAGACAGAGGTCAAGCCATGGGTTGATGTCACTGAAGAGAACATGGAGAGTCAGACAGTAGTGTATGTTCAGGCCATCGAAGACTTAGCCATGCCTAACTCAGGGGAGGTTGTTGTCAGCACCTATGACTCGTATCATGATAATGCCATATCTTCTGTGGTAATAGAGGAAGGGTTGGAACAGGATTTGGGCCAGATCCAGCTAAATGAGAATGTCATTGAGATAGTTGTCTCAGATTCTAATGATAAGTGCATTGTGGTAAGGGAGCACAAAACACACAGCAACCTGGTGATTCTACAGGAAGAGGATGGACTGAGCTCTGTGGCAGAGACAATAGAGATAGAAACAGGAGTTTAA
- the LOC110506323 gene encoding zinc finger protein 408 isoform X1, whose translation MIQIGQDPVEILKSRMDSLGMRGPSLNQDFLHSVLNAVPRGLTVGPSLANDGQLGLWCVGHALQKGMLLGVENQSNTFDQSEDFTESLMEEAYHTIIKGHLWDRCYWIRFACNARRKDEQNVTVHEVDGSLCLRAYKDINPGTELLLWSFLADPPEHDGSQGGPLITPGKPRKQVTPRKSREDRSPGVNFMEQELKLTEPEEHTEDSDMSTSPLGSMVAEEKSQAGIKRTKPLIYKMKKRGVRDSHSRGDKTMEQNGEVDSGKIIKTESFIPELTNVPCSNEDKLVSPADEPPKSSAEPGNVVRNPQEEQGPQVVRASCRLAAKPRKVHSLVSCIHKRLQGCKNRYLDRQVTLEVTSRVGDENGQACQETDIKDRENISAGEIPKDSDKGTAPDLFNIRERRYTCDECDKSFFQLCHLKKHKFTHSDLKPYLCTECGKNYSSQENFRAHLLMHKGERPFKCQQCDKSYGLKRDLKEHEVLHTGERPFVCDICGKAFARRPSLRIHREAHRAKEENYHAPKLKCPVCDKELANSGSLRNHMRLHTGERPYACPHCSKTFRQRGNLLGHLRIHTGEKPYKCNHCNQYFSQVPELRRHLISHTGEVYLCPICGKALRDPHTLRAHERLHTGERPHKCEVCGKAYTMATKLRRHMKSHLEEKPYKCQACGAGYTLMQSLVRHQLSHKKRDDRTSGELADALAALESSHSAPARGRPRKTPRKTEVKPWVDVTEENMESQTVVYVQAIEDLAMPNSGEVVVSTYDSYHDNAISSVVIEEGLEQDLGQIQLNENVIEIVVSDSNDKCIVVREHKTHSNLVILQEEDGLSSVAETIEIETGV comes from the exons ATGATACAAATTGGCCAAGACCCTGTGGAAATCCTGA AGAGTAGGATGGACTCTCTGGGTATGAGGGGCCCATCCCTAAACCAGGACTTCCTACACAGTGTGCTGAATGCTGTTCCTCGTGGACTGACAGTGGGCCCCTCTCTAGCAAATGATGGCCAGTTGGGGCTCTGGTGTGTAGGACATGCACTGCAGAAAGGGATGCTTCTGGGTGTGGAAAACCAAAGCAACACCTTTGACCAAAGTGAAGACTTTACAGAG AGCTTGATGGAAGAAGCATATCATACGATAATCAAGGGGCATCTTTGGGACAGGTGCTATTGGATTAG ATTTGCCTGCAATGCAAGGAGAAAGGATGAACAGAATGTTACTGTTCATGAGGTGGATGGAAGTCTCTGTCTAAGGGCCTACAAAGACATCAACCCAGGGACAGAACTTCTGCTTTGGAGTTTCCTAGCTGATCCTCCGGAACACGATGGAAGCCAAGGAGGGCCACTAATAACACCAGGCAAACCTCGCAAACAAGTTACACCTCGCAAGTCCAGGGAGGATAGATCCCCAGGTGTAAACTTCATGGAGCAAGAGCTCAAGCTTACAG AGCCTGAGGAGCACACTGAAGATTCAGACATGTCAACTTCTCCACTGGGGTCGATGGTGGCGGAGGAGAAAAGCCAGGCTGGAATCAAAAGGACCAAACCTCTTATCTACAAAATGAaaaagagaggtgtgagagactcTCATTCCAGGGGTGATAAAACAATGGAACAGAATGGAGAAGTTGACTCAGgcaaaataataaaaacagaaaGTTTCATTCCAGAACTAACCAATGTGCCATGCTCTAATGAGGACAAACTTGTGAGTCCTGCAGACGAGCCTCCAAAGAGCAGTGCAGAACCAGGTAATGTGGTAAGAAATCCCCAGGAGGAACAGGGGCCACAGGTGGTCAGGGCCAGTTGCAGACTGGCTGCTAAACCCAGGAAGGTGCATTCATTAGTCAGCTGCATCCACAAGCGTCTTCAAGGGTGCAAAAATAGGTATCTGGATCGTCAAGTGACATTGGAGGTTACGTCCAGAGTTGGTGATGAAAATGGACAAGCTTGCCAAGAAACAGACATAAAAGATAGAGAAAATATAAGTGCAGGTGAAATCCCAAAGGATAGTGACAAAGGGACAGCTCCAGACCTCTTTAACATCAGGGAAAGGCGGTATACATGTGACGAGTGTGACAAGAGTTTCTTTCAGCTCTGTCACCTGAAGAAGCACAAATTCACTCACTCGGACCTAAAGCCTTACTTATGCACAGAGTGTGGTAAGAATTACAGCTCTCAAGAGAACTTCAGGGCCCACCTTCTGATGCATAAGGGAGAGAGGCCATTCAAGTGCCAGCAGTGTGACAAGAGCTATGGCCTGAAACGGGATCTGAAGGAGCATGAAGTTCTTCATACAGGAGAGAGGCCTTTTGTCTGCGATATCTGTGGGAAGGCTTTTGCCCGCCGGCCTTCATTACGTATTCATAGAGAGGCCCACCGCGCCAAGGAAGAAAATTACCATGCTCCTAAGCTCAAGTGCCCTGTCTGCGATAAAGAACTGGCCAATTCGGGCTCCCTTAGGAATCACATGCGCTTGCACACAGGAGAACGGCCTTATGCCTGTCCCCACTGCAGTAAGACATTCCGACAGCGGGGGAACCTTTTGGGGCATCTACGCATCCACACAGGGGAAAAGCCTTACAAGTGTAACCATTGTAATCAGTACTTCTCACAGGTGCCTGAACTCCGCAGACACCTCATATCACACACAGGGGAAGTCTACCTCTGCCCTATATGTGGCAAAGCCTTGCGGGACCCCCACACCTTGCGGGCCCACGAACGTttacacacaggggagagaccTCACAAGTGTGAGGTGTGTGGGAAGGCCTACACCATGGCCACCAAGCTACGCCGGCACATGAAGTCCCACCTAGAGGAGAAGCCCTACAAATGTCAGGCATGTGGTGCTGGCTACACGCTAATGCAGAGCTTGGTTCGCCACCAGCTCTCCCATAAAAAGAGAGACGATCGGACATCTGGGGAGCTAGCTGacgctctggcagctctggagtcTAGCCACTCTGCCCCTGCTAGAGGCAGACCTAGAAAGACCCCTCGCAAGACAGAGGTCAAGCCATGGGTTGATGTCACTGAAGAGAACATGGAGAGTCAGACAGTAGTGTATGTTCAGGCCATCGAAGACTTAGCCATGCCTAACTCAGGGGAGGTTGTTGTCAGCACCTATGACTCGTATCATGATAATGCCATATCTTCTGTGGTAATAGAGGAAGGGTTGGAACAGGATTTGGGCCAGATCCAGCTAAATGAGAATGTCATTGAGATAGTTGTCTCAGATTCTAATGATAAGTGCATTGTGGTAAGGGAGCACAAAACACACAGCAACCTGGTGATTCTACAGGAAGAGGATGGACTGAGCTCTGTGGCAGAGACAATAGAGATAGAAACAGGAGTTTAA